Genomic segment of Magnetospirillum sp. WYHS-4:
TCCCTAACCACGCTGTCCAAGGTGGCCAAGTCGCTGGCCAGGACGGCATCCTTGGCAATGCTGGCGAAGAGCGTCAGCATGGTATCGACGCGCTTGGCGATCTCCGCCTCGTGGGATTCGCGTAGATTGGCCAGGCTGCTCCCAATCAGGATGGCAAGGAGAAGGGCCTCGATCACCGCCACCCCTAGAATGGTCTTCAGGCGGAATGACATGCCCCTACTCCTGGAGAATGACGCCCAGTGCGCGGACATCGTCCCAATCGCGGTCGACCGCCGCCTCGAACCCCTTGAATGAGAGCTTGTCCAGAAGTTGACTGCCGATGGGGTCGCGGCCCATTCCCGACATCGCCTGGAACACGACCTTCAATACCTGAGAAGGAACCCGCGGATGGGCAGCAATGGCATGGGACGTATAAGTCTCGGTTCGCCAGAGAATCCGTAGTTGGTCGCGGATCTCGGGGTCCATGCCGTCGAAGGTCCGAACGATCCCGCCCCCTGCCGGATAAAGGCCGGCCGCTACAGTCCGGTAGACCGAATCGTGGGATGAAACGAACTTGTGGAGGAACCTCACCCCTTCCTTTGTCAAAGCGGCCCGTGGCAACACACTTGCTGCGAACGCAGCCGGCGCCGGAAAAGCCAGGGTTAGTCCCGTCAGTTCCTGGACGGATTGGATGGAGGAATCCTTCCTGACCACCAGGATGCCCTGGATCATCCTGTCCTTTTCCTTGGCGAAGGCTTGGTAGCCAGGGTTGCGATGAAACACGGTGTAGTGATAGGGATTCATGTAGGCGAAGTCGAATTCGCCCTCGGCCAGCCTCTTCTCGAAAGTGGGGATGTCGGTCGCCGTCCTGAACTGGAGGGGAATCCCCGCATCCTCCCCGAGCTTCTTCAGGAAAGGAGTCCAGGCCTCAGCCAGCTTGGTGGCCGATTGCTGGGGAACAACCCCGAACGTCAAGGCTTCCGCCTGCGCGGACACGGGTGCGGCGCCGCCGGCCGCTCCCCAAAAGAACCATGCCCCCACCAGACCAAAAATAAGCGGGTGCCGGACGGATTCCCACGCTCCTGTCATCGGCGACTCCTTGGCTCACCCCCCGGATTTCCGGGGTGTCTCCACGCCCATGAGCCATGCCCCATGGTTCTTCCATGCCTTGCCATGGTAGCAGAATTGGATTCGCAGAACCAAGGATTCTGGCATTCCGGAAGGGAGTCCTTACCGTTCCGCCTGGGCCAACTGATCGATGCCGGTGGCGCGGACTTCCAGGCAAGGAGTCTTGGACTTCGCCAGGACCTTGCAGGCCTTGGCCGCCTGGTCCTTGGACAGGCCCATCACGCGGGCGCGATAGACGGTCTTGCCTTTCTGCTGCACGGTCTCCACATGGGCGGTGCCGCCACCGGTGGCCCCCGCCACCTTGACCATGGCCTTGCGGGCCGCGTCCTTGGCTTGGCCGGGCAACTGGAAGGCCCCCACCTGCACGCCGAAGGCGCCCCCGCCTCCAGCCGTCGGGGCCTCGGCATCGCCATCGGACTCCGTCGGGCGGATGGCGGGACGGGAAACCTTGGCGACCTTGGATTCCCTTTCGGCCTTGGCCTTGCCACGCTTGGCCGCCTTGCGGACGGGCGCCGGATCGTAATCGCCTTCGGACGCGCTCGCGTCGACCGGGCCGTCGACCGCCGCCAAGTCGGCGATCGGCGCGCCGCTGCGGCCATCGAGGGAGTCGAATCCCTTATCGAGCAAAGCCGCCATGTGACGGTTGCGGTCGACCGGCGAGATGCCGCCGAAGACCACGCCGACGAGGCGTTGCTTGCCTCGCCGCGCCGAGGACACCAGATTGAATCCCGAGGCGCGGATATAGCCGGTCTTGATGCCGTCGGCGCCGTCGTAGGAATGGAGCAGCTTGTTGTGAGTGCGTAGCGTCTCGCCGCGGAAGTCGTACTCGGTGGCGGCGAAGTGGTGGTAATGCTGCGG
This window contains:
- a CDS encoding phosphate/phosphite/phosphonate ABC transporter substrate-binding protein yields the protein MTFGVVPQQSATKLAEAWTPFLKKLGEDAGIPLQFRTATDIPTFEKRLAEGEFDFAYMNPYHYTVFHRNPGYQAFAKEKDRMIQGILVVRKDSSIQSVQELTGLTLAFPAPAAFAASVLPRAALTKEGVRFLHKFVSSHDSVYRTVAAGLYPAGGGIVRTFDGMDPEIRDQLRILWRTETYTSHAIAAHPRVPSQVLKVVFQAMSGMGRDPIGSQLLDKLSFKGFEAAVDRDWDDVRALGVILQE
- a CDS encoding D-alanyl-D-alanine carboxypeptidase; translated protein: MTDTTDILAPRRARGKMLRRIAATLALAFLPWLPTEAQAAKYASLVIDAASGQVLHSVDPDRQVHPASLTKMMTLYMLFDALEHGKVALDTRMPVSVRAAGQAPTKLALEPGEFLLVREAIPAMVIKSANDAAVITAEMLGGTEAEFAKMMTAKARALGMTQTTFHNASGLPHKAQFTTARDMAKLALALQRHFPQHYHHFAATEYDFRGETLRTHNKLLHSYDGADGIKTGYIRASGFNLVSSARRGKQRLVGVVFGGISPVDRNRHMAALLDKGFDSLDGRSGAPIADLAAVDGPVDASASEGDYDPAPVRKAAKRGKAKAERESKVAKVSRPAIRPTESDGDAEAPTAGGGGAFGVQVGAFQLPGQAKDAARKAMVKVAGATGGGTAHVETVQQKGKTVYRARVMGLSKDQAAKACKVLAKSKTPCLEVRATGIDQLAQAER